A single genomic interval of Penaeus chinensis breed Huanghai No. 1 chromosome 23, ASM1920278v2, whole genome shotgun sequence harbors:
- the LOC125037414 gene encoding protein LZIC-like has translation MASRGTTETQKLRQQLEEQLDRLVAQLADLEECKGELDPEEYDEVHKDTIEQLNEFQASLTRMSSGNMTLVDSLSAMQLAIQAAISQAFKTPEVIQMFAKKQPDQLREKLFQIERDQKIGKLAMDSYTQQKLEILSALQKLGETLEEGEQSFLDAHASSLMKNFDQVTDDGGSSQKVLEMARQGLQ, from the exons ATGGCAAGTCGTGGAACAACAGAGACACAGAAGTTGCGACAACAGCTAGAAGAACAGTTGGATCGACTGGTGGCTCAACTTGCAGACTTGGAGGAATGCAA AGGAGAATTGGACCCCGAAGAATACGATGAGGTTCACAAAGACACGATTGAACAGCTGAACGAATTTCAGGCGTCTCTAACGCGCATGAGCAGTGGGAACATGACTCTTGTTGACTCACTGAGTGCTATGCAACTG GCAATACAGGCAGCCATCTCCCAGGCCTTCAAGACACCGGAAGTGATTCAGATGTTTGCGAAGAAGCAACCTGATCAGCTGCGTGAAAAGTTGTTCCAGATTGAGAGAGACCAGAAAATTGGAAAGCTAGCCATGGATTCTTATACACAACAAAAG CTTGAGATCTTGAGTGCACTGCAAAAATTGGGAGAGACGCTGGAGGAAGGAGAACAAAGCTTTTTAGACGCCCATGCCTCGTCTCTCATGAAAAACTTTGATCAGGTCACTGATGATGGAG GGTCAAGTCAGAAGGTCCTTGAAATGGCTCGACAGGGACTGCAATAA